One Eubacteriales bacterium mix99 genomic window carries:
- a CDS encoding class I mannose-6-phosphate isomerase — protein sequence MKFHDEVISLYPLFFRPVYKERIWGGRKLSEKYHRNLPDGKIGESWEIACLQNGMGIIVNGSLKGFSLKDAIDKYGEELLGSAVYQDPYRRFPLLIKILDASDVLSVQVHPDNQYAALHENGGSGKTEMWYVIDAEPGARLVYGVRRGISREEFRSSLEQGKLEDCLRELEVKPGDVLYIPAGLVHAIGAGILICEIQQSSDTTYRVYDWNRVDADGRPRQLHKEKALDVIDFEGRYTRTALSGLTLEEEGGRRTLYVACDYFAMEKLEIDGSMKLYLDGKRFQTLTCVEGSAVIQYERGSKNLASGSSCLIPASLNSFVLKGKGTVIRAYVPDKESNVLDPLRKRGYTEEDWSVIAGL from the coding sequence ATGAAGTTTCATGATGAGGTGATAAGTTTGTATCCATTGTTTTTTCGCCCTGTTTATAAGGAAAGAATATGGGGCGGCAGAAAGCTGTCAGAAAAATATCATAGAAATCTGCCCGACGGCAAAATTGGAGAGAGCTGGGAGATTGCCTGCCTGCAGAACGGAATGGGCATCATTGTGAACGGTTCGCTGAAGGGGTTCAGCCTGAAGGACGCCATCGACAAATATGGTGAAGAATTGCTGGGATCTGCAGTTTATCAGGATCCATACCGCAGGTTTCCGCTTTTGATCAAGATTCTGGACGCTTCGGATGTTCTGTCCGTTCAGGTTCATCCCGACAATCAATACGCTGCCCTGCATGAGAACGGAGGATCGGGCAAGACGGAGATGTGGTATGTGATTGATGCCGAGCCGGGAGCCCGGCTGGTGTACGGCGTACGCCGGGGAATCTCCAGAGAGGAGTTTCGCAGCAGCCTGGAGCAGGGGAAGCTGGAGGATTGTCTCAGGGAGCTGGAGGTAAAGCCAGGTGATGTGCTGTACATTCCGGCCGGACTGGTACATGCCATAGGGGCAGGAATTCTGATTTGTGAGATTCAGCAAAGTTCTGATACCACTTACCGGGTTTACGACTGGAACCGGGTGGATGCGGATGGCAGGCCCCGGCAGCTCCATAAGGAAAAGGCGCTGGACGTGATTGACTTTGAAGGCAGGTATACCAGGACCGCTCTGTCGGGATTGACTCTGGAGGAAGAAGGAGGCCGACGTACTCTGTATGTAGCCTGTGATTATTTTGCCATGGAAAAGCTGGAGATAGACGGAAGCATGAAGCTTTACCTGGACGGCAAACGGTTTCAGACCCTGACCTGTGTGGAAGGATCCGCTGTCATTCAATATGAAAGAGGTTCGAAAAATCTGGCATCCGGCAGTTCGTGTCTGATCCCGGCTTCCCTGAATTCTTTTGTCCTGAAGGGGAAGGGCACGGTGATCCGCGCCTATGTGCCGGACAAGGAGAGCAATGTTCTGGATCCGCTGAGAAAACGGGGCTATACGGAGGAGGATTGGTCCGTGATAGCGGGTTTGTGA
- a CDS encoding rhomboid family intramembrane serine protease — MSDQEDRKDFIEGEYEVVNEKDAREDPGSGGYYSPGFLYMDSRPPYVTYVFLGLNIAAYLLMRIAGAYFNLNQSEQLLVFGAKVNVLIAHGQYWRLLTAMFLHVGLLHLLFNSYALYVYGPVVERLFGKAKFALIYLLSGLTGSLFSYLFSDNSAAGASGAIFGLLGSLLYFRQRNREVFHRVFGTGLLMVIGINLFFGMVQPGIDNWGHIGGLAGGYLVGNAVGLFRESGFQMKKLLTWVLIALIFLFGLWYGGEKYRIGSYPRLPGSPVPEAPQPGNRNTLQREALPDRGIDAKAALTIHGLTEKGREVQGGKRFHYKMRGLHVGTGLSGGVPKHWASGRYGSFCEAGREGITEM, encoded by the coding sequence ATGTCGGATCAAGAGGACAGAAAAGACTTTATCGAAGGGGAGTATGAGGTGGTGAACGAAAAGGACGCCCGGGAAGATCCGGGCTCGGGAGGATATTATTCTCCGGGTTTTCTGTATATGGATTCCCGTCCGCCTTATGTGACGTATGTTTTTTTGGGACTGAACATCGCCGCATACCTGCTGATGCGCATTGCAGGGGCGTATTTTAATTTAAATCAAAGTGAGCAGCTGCTGGTGTTTGGAGCAAAGGTCAATGTACTGATCGCCCATGGGCAGTATTGGCGGCTGTTGACTGCCATGTTTCTCCATGTCGGCCTCCTTCATCTGCTTTTCAACTCCTATGCGCTTTATGTATATGGTCCGGTGGTGGAACGATTGTTTGGCAAGGCAAAGTTTGCGCTGATTTATTTGTTGTCCGGCCTGACGGGAAGTCTGTTCAGCTATCTGTTCAGTGACAACAGTGCGGCAGGGGCTTCCGGCGCCATATTCGGACTGCTGGGATCCCTCCTGTATTTCCGGCAGCGGAACAGGGAAGTGTTCCATCGTGTGTTTGGAACGGGTCTGCTGATGGTCATTGGCATCAACCTGTTTTTCGGAATGGTACAGCCGGGGATTGATAACTGGGGACACATCGGCGGATTGGCAGGCGGTTATCTGGTTGGGAATGCCGTCGGACTTTTCCGGGAAAGCGGATTTCAGATGAAAAAGCTGCTGACCTGGGTTCTGATCGCCTTGATTTTTCTTTTTGGCTTGTGGTATGGCGGAGAAAAATATAGGATAGGCAGCTATCCCCGTCTGCCAGGATCCCCCGTACCCGAAGCACCACAGCCGGGGAATAGGAATACCCTGCAGCGTGAGGCTCTTCCAGACAGAGGCATCGATGCGAAGGCTGCTTTGACAATTCATGGATTAACAGAAAAGGGGAGAGAGGTGCAGGGTGGAAAACGTTTCCATTATAAAATGCGGGGACTACACGTCGGAACAGGTTTATCAGGCGGTGTCCCGAAGCATTGGGCTTCTGGGCGGTATGGATCATTTTGTGAAGCCGGGCGAGAAGGTATTACTGAAATGTAA
- a CDS encoding redox-sensing transcriptional repressor Rex, which produces MRRIPRYYRYLTDIEKMGTERISSRELSQRMRLTASQIRQDFNCFGGFGQQGYGYNVSELRQELQKILGLNMDHHVIVIGAGNLGQALANYNGFKKDGFLVEGLFDINPRLIGISIRGINIYDLDDLERFTDQNPIQIAAICTPKEKAQEVTDRVIRNGIKGIWNFAAVDITVPQDVVVENVHLSDSLYTLSFRMNDY; this is translated from the coding sequence ATGCGGCGTATTCCAAGATACTACCGTTATTTAACAGACATTGAAAAAATGGGGACGGAACGGATATCCTCCAGGGAACTCAGTCAGCGTATGAGATTAACCGCTTCTCAGATTCGACAGGATTTCAATTGCTTTGGTGGATTTGGGCAGCAGGGTTATGGCTATAATGTCAGTGAGCTCCGGCAGGAGCTTCAAAAGATATTGGGCCTGAATATGGACCATCATGTCATTGTGATCGGTGCGGGGAATCTTGGACAGGCCCTTGCCAATTATAACGGATTCAAAAAAGATGGTTTTCTTGTCGAAGGGTTGTTCGATATCAATCCCAGGCTGATCGGAATTTCCATCCGGGGCATCAATATTTATGATCTGGATGATCTGGAGCGCTTTACAGATCAAAATCCGATCCAGATCGCTGCCATTTGTACTCCCAAGGAAAAAGCCCAGGAAGTTACGGACCGGGTTATCCGCAATGGCATTAAGGGAATATGGAACTTTGCGGCGGTTGACATTACCGTTCCGCAGGACGTGGTTGTGGAGAATGTCCACCTGAGTGACAGTCTTTATACGCTTTCTTTTCGGATGAATGATTATTGA
- a CDS encoding DUF362 domain-containing protein, whose product MSRSIGLLGGMDHFVKPGEKVLLKCNLLMKKSPEEATTTHPEVAAAVARLVREAGAVPVLADSPSGLFNVHALRVVYRGCGMEKIARRDHVALNENVGETEVFHPEGKIIRSLTVMEILQEVDAVIDIAKLKTHGMTIYTGAVKNLFGVIPGTAKAEYHLRMKRLEDFSNMLVDICTYVKPVLSVMDAVVGMEGQGPSAGDPRKIGAILASESPFALDVAACSMVGIDPDAVCTIQRARERGLCSSRLQDLTLLGDPMEDLLVRDFRIPEHKHVGMVEQYFGKDSRIGRFINFHFGPRPVFLQEGCIGCGNCAGNCPPKAITMVNHRPEVDLKKCIRCYCCQELCPQKTVAIKRSWLFRIFQ is encoded by the coding sequence GTGTCCCGAAGCATTGGGCTTCTGGGCGGTATGGATCATTTTGTGAAGCCGGGCGAGAAGGTATTACTGAAATGTAACCTGCTGATGAAAAAGAGTCCGGAGGAAGCGACGACGACCCATCCGGAAGTGGCGGCGGCTGTTGCCAGGCTGGTCCGGGAGGCCGGTGCCGTTCCAGTTCTTGCCGACAGCCCCAGCGGGCTTTTCAATGTGCATGCCCTGAGGGTGGTTTACCGGGGATGCGGAATGGAGAAGATCGCCCGGCGGGATCATGTTGCGCTGAATGAAAACGTCGGGGAAACGGAGGTTTTCCATCCGGAGGGAAAGATTATCCGAAGTCTGACGGTGATGGAGATCCTTCAGGAAGTCGATGCCGTGATAGACATTGCCAAGCTCAAGACCCACGGCATGACGATCTATACCGGAGCAGTAAAAAATCTGTTCGGGGTGATCCCAGGGACGGCAAAGGCGGAATATCATCTGCGGATGAAGCGCCTGGAGGACTTCTCCAATATGCTGGTGGATATCTGCACCTATGTGAAACCCGTGCTTTCCGTTATGGACGCAGTGGTTGGAATGGAAGGGCAGGGACCTTCCGCAGGGGATCCCAGGAAGATCGGAGCGATCCTGGCAAGCGAAAGTCCCTTTGCACTGGATGTGGCGGCCTGTTCCATGGTGGGGATTGACCCGGACGCGGTGTGCACCATCCAAAGGGCACGGGAAAGGGGACTGTGCAGCAGCCGGCTGCAGGATCTGACATTGCTTGGCGATCCCATGGAGGATCTGCTTGTGCGGGATTTTCGGATACCGGAACACAAACATGTGGGCATGGTGGAACAATATTTCGGCAAGGACAGCCGGATTGGCCGGTTTATTAACTTTCATTTCGGCCCCAGGCCGGTTTTTCTCCAGGAAGGCTGCATAGGGTGTGGGAACTGCGCAGGGAACTGTCCGCCAAAGGCCATCACCATGGTGAACCACAGGCCGGAAGTCGATTTGAAAAAATGTATCCGATGCTATTGCTGCCAGGAGCTGTGCCCGCAGAAAACCGTTGCAATCAAACGCAGCTGGTTGTTCCGGATCTTTCAGTAA
- a CDS encoding UDP-glucose--hexose-1-phosphate uridylyltransferase: MNADEDRGSVLMEELLHFAVQNKLIEESDVVFMRNRLMDFLEIREPLSHPEEVWDKTRVPEYATPILEKFLDYCYEKGILEENTQTFRDLLDTRIMGLLLPRPSEILRKFKDFQRRDGIRAATDYFYCLCRKSDYIRMDRIAKNRKWDYKSSFGNLNITINLTKPEKDPREIAALKSAPQSGYPKCLLCPENVGYAGRIDHPARQTHRTLPLDLCGETWYFQYSPYVYYNEHCIVLKEKHVPMKLTRETFDRLFQFLDIFPHYFIGSNADLPIVGGSILNHDHFQGGRSVFPMEKAHEEYSLVCDGFPDVQAAVVRWPMSTLRLLSSDPEKLGDLAFRILTAWRKYSDPEREILAFTTDPKGNHIPHNTITPIARRKPDESFELDLVFRNNRTSEKYPLGIFHPHPALHHIKKENIGLIEVMGLFILPGRLQKELGGLKEHLTGTAKESVDRLDDPEHPLHSHSTWIRELISQYGSSLSEPEAESVLKNEVGAVCQQVLTDAGVFKVTSDGRNGLDQFLATVGLHR; the protein is encoded by the coding sequence ATGAACGCTGATGAAGATCGTGGATCGGTTTTAATGGAGGAACTGCTGCACTTTGCCGTGCAAAATAAGCTGATTGAAGAGAGCGATGTGGTTTTCATGCGAAACCGGCTGATGGATTTCCTTGAAATCCGAGAGCCTTTGTCCCATCCCGAAGAGGTATGGGACAAAACCAGGGTGCCGGAGTATGCCACACCGATTCTGGAAAAGTTCCTGGACTACTGCTATGAAAAAGGAATTCTGGAGGAAAACACGCAGACCTTCCGGGATCTGCTGGACACCCGTATTATGGGACTGCTTCTGCCCAGGCCGTCCGAGATCCTCCGTAAATTCAAGGATTTTCAGCGCAGGGATGGCATCCGTGCCGCAACGGATTATTTTTATTGTCTGTGCCGAAAGTCCGATTACATAAGAATGGATCGTATTGCAAAAAACCGGAAATGGGATTATAAAAGCTCTTTTGGCAATCTGAACATCACCATCAATCTGACCAAGCCGGAAAAAGACCCCAGGGAAATCGCTGCACTCAAAAGCGCTCCTCAATCCGGCTATCCCAAATGTCTGCTCTGCCCGGAGAATGTAGGGTACGCAGGGAGAATCGATCATCCTGCCCGCCAGACGCACCGTACCCTGCCCCTGGATCTGTGCGGGGAAACCTGGTACTTCCAGTATTCCCCCTATGTTTATTACAATGAACACTGCATTGTCCTGAAGGAGAAGCACGTCCCCATGAAGCTGACCCGGGAGACCTTTGACCGCCTGTTCCAATTCCTGGACATCTTCCCCCACTATTTTATCGGCTCCAATGCGGATCTTCCCATTGTCGGCGGATCCATCCTGAACCACGATCATTTTCAGGGGGGCCGTTCCGTTTTTCCCATGGAAAAAGCACATGAGGAATATTCCCTTGTCTGCGACGGGTTCCCGGATGTTCAGGCAGCTGTGGTTCGCTGGCCCATGTCCACGCTTCGCCTGCTCAGCTCCGATCCGGAAAAGCTGGGAGATCTGGCCTTCCGGATCCTGACCGCCTGGAGGAAATATTCCGATCCGGAACGTGAGATCCTGGCTTTCACCACCGATCCGAAGGGAAATCATATTCCCCACAATACCATTACTCCCATTGCCAGAAGGAAACCGGATGAAAGTTTTGAACTGGACCTGGTCTTCCGGAACAACCGGACCAGTGAGAAATACCCTCTGGGGATCTTTCATCCCCATCCGGCGCTGCACCATATCAAGAAGGAGAATATCGGCCTGATCGAAGTGATGGGCCTGTTCATCCTGCCGGGACGGCTGCAGAAAGAGCTGGGCGGCCTGAAGGAACACCTGACCGGAACGGCAAAGGAAAGCGTGGATCGCCTGGACGATCCGGAGCATCCGCTGCATTCCCACAGCACATGGATCAGGGAGCTGATAAGCCAGTACGGCAGCAGCCTGTCCGAACCGGAAGCAGAGTCCGTACTGAAAAATGAGGTGGGAGCCGTATGTCAGCAGGTACTTACCGATGCCGGGGTATTCAAGGTGACGTCCGACGGCCGGAATGGGTTGGATCAGTTCCTTGCCACGGTGGGGCTACACCGGTAG
- a CDS encoding galactokinase family protein — translation MHEENFSFQNIHAQLESTETKDLFAKLYGGKEQTVRTQITRYQKLIETYQEQFPDASAPIHLFSTPGRTEVGGNHTDHNAGHVLAAAVHFDTIATAEKTRDNKITICSEGYPEVFQADLSTLEPIPEEKETTTALIRGIAARFRQLGFSIGGFRAYVASSVARGSGLSSSASIEVLLGTILNALYNDDRLAPALLAVVGQYAENIFFGKPCGLMDQMACAVGGFITIDFKDNERPAIRKINFDPAAHGYHMLVVDTGGNHADLTQDYADVPREMKQVAEALGKKVLRELTMEELIENIPTLRKKVGDRAILRAMHFFGDDQRVVRQARALEEDRFRDFLDMVNESGSSSWRFLQNCYSNQNPQEQGVPLALAVTENFIRQKGEGACRVHGGGFAGTIQVYLPDSCLAEYVEQMEKIFGDKAVTILNVRPFGTLHLNPYWNE, via the coding sequence ATGCACGAGGAGAATTTTTCTTTTCAGAATATTCATGCTCAATTGGAAAGTACAGAAACGAAGGATCTATTTGCCAAATTATACGGGGGAAAGGAACAGACAGTACGTACACAGATAACCCGTTATCAAAAGCTGATTGAAACGTATCAGGAACAGTTCCCGGATGCGTCGGCCCCGATTCATCTGTTCAGTACACCGGGACGTACCGAAGTGGGCGGCAACCATACGGACCACAATGCGGGCCATGTCCTGGCCGCAGCGGTGCACTTCGATACCATTGCCACAGCAGAAAAAACCAGGGACAACAAAATCACCATTTGTTCCGAAGGTTATCCTGAGGTATTTCAGGCGGATTTAAGCACCCTGGAACCCATACCGGAGGAAAAGGAAACCACGACGGCCCTGATCCGTGGAATTGCTGCCCGGTTCCGTCAGCTTGGCTTTTCCATCGGCGGATTCCGGGCGTATGTAGCCAGTTCGGTCGCCAGAGGCTCCGGCCTCAGCTCCTCCGCTTCCATAGAGGTCCTGCTGGGGACCATTCTGAATGCCCTGTACAACGATGACCGGTTGGCACCTGCTTTGCTGGCCGTCGTTGGTCAATATGCGGAAAACATCTTCTTTGGGAAGCCCTGTGGACTGATGGATCAAATGGCCTGTGCCGTTGGCGGGTTTATAACCATAGACTTTAAGGACAACGAGAGACCTGCCATCCGCAAGATCAATTTTGATCCGGCAGCCCACGGATACCACATGCTGGTTGTGGACACCGGCGGGAATCATGCCGATCTGACTCAGGATTATGCAGACGTTCCCCGGGAAATGAAGCAGGTGGCAGAGGCTTTGGGAAAAAAGGTTCTGCGGGAGCTGACCATGGAGGAACTGATCGAAAACATCCCGACTCTCCGGAAAAAGGTGGGCGACCGGGCGATCCTACGGGCGATGCATTTCTTTGGCGACGACCAAAGGGTCGTTCGTCAGGCGAGAGCTTTGGAGGAAGACCGGTTCCGGGATTTCCTGGATATGGTCAACGAATCCGGCAGCAGTTCCTGGCGGTTTCTCCAGAACTGTTATTCCAATCAGAATCCGCAGGAACAGGGAGTCCCCCTGGCACTGGCGGTAACGGAAAACTTCATCCGGCAAAAGGGAGAAGGCGCATGCCGGGTACACGGCGGGGGATTTGCCGGAACCATCCAGGTTTATCTGCCGGACTCCTGCCTCGCCGAGTATGTGGAACAAATGGAGAAAATCTTCGGAGACAAAGCGGTCACCATTTTAAATGTCCGCCCCTTCGGAACACTGCACCTGAACCCTTATTGGAATGAATGA